From one Humulus lupulus chromosome 8, drHumLupu1.1, whole genome shotgun sequence genomic stretch:
- the LOC133798709 gene encoding uncharacterized protein LOC133798709: MPDMQAHVNEFLVKLRKRKIEGSQATAKLTAELLRSVISQQRVPYSNQAGALVDAVKAVGEQLIAANPVELAVGNIVRRVLHIIREEDLSLTTAAMAGLNLSSVSDDEDDAEHEEHPVLSAAAVAAASRSTLRPPSLQALLEDLPDAAALPRTSSSGGDSEGKSKSADKSSRSRRLKHDVIEAVNELIQDINTCHEQIAEQAVEHIHQNEVILTLGSSRTVLEFLCAAKEKKRSFRVFVAEGAPRYQGHLLAKDLVSRGLQTTLITDSAVFAMISRVNMVIVGAHAVMANGGVIAPVGLNMVALAAQRHAVPFVVLAGSHKLCPLYPHNPEVLLNELRSPSELLDFGEFSDCMDFGNGTGSPLLHVVNPTFDYVPPKLVSLFITDTGGHNPSYMYRLIADYYSADDLVVRRRPVIGS, encoded by the exons ATGCCAGACATGCAGGCCCATGTTAATGAATTCCTTGTAAAGCTTAGAAAGCG TAAAATTGAGGGTTCACAGGCCACCGCAAAACTGACAGCTGAGTTACTCCGGTCGGTGATTTCGCAGCAAAGAGTGCCCTACTCTAATCAAGCTGGAGCTTTGGTTGATGCAGTTAAGGCTGTTGGAGAACAGCTCATTGCTGCAAATCCTGTTG AGCTTGCTGTGGGTAATATTGTGAGGCGTGTTTTGCACATTATTAGGGAAGAGGATCTTTCTCTTACAACAGCAGCTATGGCTGGGTTGAACTTATCATCTGTAAGTGACGATGAAGATGATGCTGAACATGAAGAGCATCCAGTCCTATcagctgctgctgttgctgccGCTTCAAGAAGCACACTGCGCCCTCCTTCCTTGCAAGCACTTCTTGAGGATTTACCTGATGCAGCGGCTCTTCCTCGTACTTCTTCATCTGGAGGTGATTCTGAAGGGAAAAGCAAAT CTGCTGACAAGAGCTCAAGAAGTCGGAGGCTAAAGCACGATGTCATTGAAGCAGTAAATGAGCTTATACAAGATATCAACACTTGTCATGAACAGATTGCAGAGCAAGCAGTAGAGCACATTCACCAGAA TGAGGTAATATTAACTTTAGGGAGTTCAAGAACAGTCCTGGAATTTCTTTGTGCtgcgaaggagaagaagagatcTTTTCGGGTATTTGTTGCAGAGGGAGCTCCAAG ATATCAGGGGCACCTTCTGGCAAAAGATTTGGTCTCTAGAGGTTTGCAAACCACACTAATAACTGATTCAGCTGTTTTCGCCATGATATCCCGTGTGAACATG GTCATAGTTGGTGCTCATGCTGTCATGGCCAATGGTGGGGTTATAGCACCTGTTGGATTGAATATGGTTGCCCTTGCAGCTCAAAGGCATGCTGTTCCTTTTGTGGTGCTTGCTGGTAGTCACAAG TTGTGCCCTCTGTATCCACATAATCCTGAGGTGTTGCTAAATGAGCTGAGATCCCCTTCTGAACTGCTTGATTTTGGAGAATTCTCAGATTGCATGGACTTTGGAAATGGGACTGGTTCCCCTCTTCTACATGTTGTTAATCCAACATTTGATTATGTACCACCAAAGCTTGTTAGTTTATTTATCACGGACAC AGGAGGGCATAATCCATCATACATGTACCGGCTTATAGCAGATTATTACTCTGCTGATGATTTGGTAGTGCGGCGAAGACCTGTTATTGGTAGCTGA
- the LOC133796293 gene encoding uncharacterized protein LOC133796293 — MPTSSEVAGLIVGDFSEVNFERDVIVEHQTKGIQRITDLHPSFMSMTCPLIHPYGEDGYRLGIPLRDVTESSFKRQKLTMRQHYCFRLQQRLNEGHTLLQSGYPDLFLTFTCNPKWPEINDMIHLIGQKDDNNRVDIICRVFEIKLFQLMHDLKKEQPFGKIIAYISRQLKLAGEYSNLTYITDSQQLKDYHSIYLESTQKTKFTQWLEANKNYDDAQELTYSDFPISWVWNSKEKTWTRRKNGLAIGRIYFAHPSTGERFYLRMLLNFVKGSTSYESIRTINGVTYPNFKGACYALGLLDDDKEWIDCLTEVAIWATRKELRHLFVTILIHCQVSDASQLWKSNYIALSEDITSLQRKRFRMNDLKLTEQQVEAYTLFKIESIMLNMGKSLKDIDGMPLPNPSLIRDSGNRLVNEELDYDRDQLKILHEKSFAALNPCQKSAYKAIVHLVENEQVLPVATSGIAALLLPNGRTAHSRFHIPLNVTAESTCEIRQGTLLAGLLMKTSLIIWDEAPMANKFCFEALDKTLRDILRTRFENSSNKPFGGLTIVCGGDFRQILPVVAKGTRADIVDASLNSSYLWPFFKIYELNQTMRLYNGSLTGFEAAKIASFDKWMLHIGDGSLYDDIDRQLIKLPSDIAINPSQDPMKSIIKVIYPSLLQKYNDPTYLTERAILTPKNEMVYELNGMIMNIIPGEGRTYFSSENICKASVKTNDEDLLYPAEFLHGLKFNGIPNHEMRLKEGAPVMLLRNLNQREGLCNGTRLIIRHLGKWFIRGDIIYGTNIGENVTIPRIIMSPNESRWPFKLNRRQLPLAPCFAMTINKSQGQSLKHVGLYLLKQVFTNGQLYVAVSRVTTREGLIILNADDEVGDPTLIKNIVYKEVFQNTHS, encoded by the exons ATGCCAACATCATCTGAAGTAGCAGGCTTAATAGTTGGTGATTTTAGTGAAGTGAACTTCGAACGTGACGTTATTGTGGAGCACCAAACTAAAGGAATTCAGAGAATCACAGATCTGCATCCAAGTTTCATGTCTATGACGTGCCCATTAATACACCCTTATGGTGAAGATGGATATAGACTTGGCATACCTTTGAGAGACGTAACTGAAAGCTCTTTTAAAAGGCAAAAGTTGACAATGAGGCAACATTATTGCTTTAGGTTGCAGCAAAGATTAAATGAGGGTCATACTCTTCTTCAATCTG GATATCCTGATTTATTTCTTACTTTCACTTGCAACCCAAAGTGGCCAGAAATAAATGATATGATCCATTTAATAGGCCAAAAAGATGATAACAATAGGGTCGATATCATATGCAGAGTATTTGAGATAAAGCTATTCCAACTAATGCACGATCTGAAAAAAGAACAACCGTTTGGAAAGATAATTGCAT ATATATCTCGACAACTGAAGCTTGCTGGAGAATATTCCAATTTGACATACATTACAGATAGCCAGCAGTTGAAAGATTACCATTCCATTTACCTAGAGAGCACACA AAAAACAAAGTTCACTCAATGGTTGGAGGCAAACAAGAATTATGATGATGCACAAGAGCTAACTTATTCGGATTTCCCTATAAGTTGGGTTTGGAATTCAAAGGAGAAAACATGGACTAGGAGAAAAAATGGATTGGCAATTGGAAGAATTTACTTTGCGCATCCTTCGACTGGAGAACGCTTCTATTTGAGAATGTTGTTAAATTTTGTCAAAGGGAGCACTTCTTATGAAAGTATTAGAACAATAAATGGGGTGACATATCCTAATTTTAAAGGCGCATGCTATGCTTTGGGATTGTTAGACGATGATAAAGAGTGGATAGATTGCTTGACTGAAGTTGCAATATGGGCAACTAGAAAAGAATTAAGACATCTTTTCGTCACGATACTCATTCACTGTCAAGTTTCTGATGCATCACAACTTTGGAAATCTAATTATATTGCATTGTCAGAAGACATAACTTCATTGCAAAGGAAGAGATTTAGAATGAATGATCTTAAGTTAACTGAACAACAAGTTGAAGCATACACATTGTTCAAGATTGAAAGTATCATGCTGAATATGGGAAAAAGTTTGAAAGATATAGATGGAATGCCCCTGCCTAATCCATCTTTGATAAGAGACTCGGGTAATAGATTGGTTAATGAAGAGCTTGATTATGACCGAGATCAATTAAAGATATTGCATGAGAAATCATTTGCTGCTCTAAATCCTTGCCAAAAATCAGCTTATAAAGCAATAGTACATTTAGTAGAGAATGAACAAg TCTTACCTGTAGCAACTTCAGGCATAGCTGCTTTGTTATTGCCTAATGGTAGGACAGCTCATTCACGATTTCATATTCCCTTGAATGTTACAGCAGAGTCGACTTGTGAAATTCGACAAGGCACCCTACTAGCTGGACTTCTTATGAAAACTTCTTTGATCATTTGGGATGAAGCACCTATGGCAAATAAGTTCTGCTTTGAAGCTTTGGATAAGACCTTAAGAGATATTCTAAGAACAAGGTTTGAAAATAGCTCTAACAAACCTTTTGGAGGACTTACAATAGTGTGTGGTGGTGATTTCCGACAAATATTACCAGTTGTCGCAAAAGGTACAAGAGCTGATATTGTTGATGCTTCTCTTAACTCGTCATATTTGTGgccatttttcaaaatatatgagcTCAACCAAACTATGAGGCTATATAATGGAAGCTTGACTGGTTTTGAGGCTGCTAAAATAGCTTCTTTTGACAAATGGATGTTGCATATTGGAGATGGTTCATTATATGATGACATTGATAGACAATTAATTAAGCTTCCTTCTGATATCGCCATAAATCCATCTCAAGATCCAATGAAATCCATAATTAAAGTTATCTACCCATCACTTTTACAAAAGTACAACGATCCTACATATTTGACAGAAAGAGCAATATTAACACCAAAAAATGAAATGGTCTATGAACTAAATGGGATGATTATGAATATTATACCAGGTGAAGGGAGAACATATTTTAGCTCAGAAAATATATGCAAAGCAAGTGTAAAGACAAATGATGAAGATCTTTTGTATCCAGCTGAATTTTTGCATGGTTTGAAATTTAATGGCATCCCTAATCATGAGATGCGACTTAAGGAAGGTGCTCCTGTAATGCTCCTTAGAAATCTAAATCAAAGAGAAGGCCTATGCAATGGCACAAGATTGATTATCAGGCATCTTGGTAAATGGTTCATTAGAGGCGACATCATTTATGGAACAAATATTGGTGAAAATGTCACAATTCCAAGAATTATCATGTCTCCCAATGAATCAAGATGGCCATTCAAGCTTAATAGACGACAACTTCCCTTGGCACCATGTTTTGCCATGACAATCAACAAAAGCCAAGGACAATCTCTTAAACATGTTGGCTTGTACCTCCTTAAGCAAGTATTCACCAACGGTCAATTATATGTTGCTGTGTCCCGAGTTACCACCAGAGAAGGATTAATCATACTAAATGCTGATGATGAGGTGGGAGACCCAAccttaataaaaaatattgtttacaaaGAAGTATTTCAAAATACCCACTCATAA